AGCCAGCTCCCACATAAAAGCGTCCTATCGGTAATTGCCATGCCCGAGCTTGAACCCGCCCCGCCTCATCCCAGCCTATGGCAACTGTTTTACAACTTTGCCATGGTCGGCCTGTTCGGCTTCGGCGGCGTCATGCCCTGGGCGCGGCAGATGATGGTCGACCGCCGCCGCTGGGTCAGCGAGCAAAGTTTCAATGAGCTGCTGACCACCGGCCAGTTCTTCCCCGGCCCCAATATCGCCAACGTCGGCATCATCTACGGCCGGCGCCTGCATGGCTTGCCGGGTGCGGTTGTGACCGTCTGTGGGCTGTACCTGTTCCCCTCATTGATCACCGTGCTCGCCGGTTTTGCCTATGCAAAGTGGTGGAGCCACGACGTGGTGCAGCAGGTCTTCGGCGCAGTGATGCCGATTGCCACCGGCCTGATGCTCGGCACCACCCTGCGCCTGCTCAAGGCCATGCCGCGCACGCTCGCCAACTACAGCGCCTTCGTGCTGACCTTCGTGTTGATGGCCGTCTTCGTGTTGCCGCTGTGGATGGTGCTGCTGGTCTGCATTCCAAGCTCGCTGGCCTT
The sequence above is a segment of the Pseudomonas sp. R76 genome. Coding sequences within it:
- a CDS encoding chromate transporter; this translates as MPELEPAPPHPSLWQLFYNFAMVGLFGFGGVMPWARQMMVDRRRWVSEQSFNELLTTGQFFPGPNIANVGIIYGRRLHGLPGAVVTVCGLYLFPSLITVLAGFAYAKWWSHDVVQQVFGAVMPIATGLMLGTTLRLLKAMPRTLANYSAFVLTFVLMAVFVLPLWMVLLVCIPSSLALSFIGANKVAG